The Diachasmimorpha longicaudata isolate KC_UGA_2023 chromosome 14, iyDiaLong2, whole genome shotgun sequence genome includes a region encoding these proteins:
- the LOC135169072 gene encoding transformer-2 protein homolog beta isoform X3, which yields MMSEIEHSGSRSASPRRSRAVDDGSRDCRSRSRSRDRKDAHRAVKEYSRSRSRSVSRGRKSYRNAKYSAGRSRSRGRSPYRSGGGRYSRSRSRSYSRSRYSRERDRNIYRSHSKSPMSLRRRHVGNRDNPCPSRCLGVFGLSIYTTELQIHHIFSKYGPVERVQVVNDAKTGRSRGFCFVYFKSSEDAKVAKEQCSGMDIDARRIRVDFSITQRAHTPTPGIYMGKPTHLHDKGWSGPRRRESSSYRGSYRRSPSPYCIRRRTRYDRTRSRSYSPRRY from the exons ATGATGAGTGAAATCGAG cacAGTGGCAGTCGAAGCGCCAGTCCCCGACGATCCCGAGCAGTCGACGATGGCAGTCGTGATTGTCGTTCACGTTCAAGGTCACGAGACCGCAAGGATGCCCACAGAGCGGTGAAGGAATATTCGAGATCTCGTAGTCGTTCAGTATCACGTGGACGTAAATCCTATCGGAATGCCAAATATTCAGCTGGACGAAGTCGTAGCCGTGGTAGATCACCCTATCGTAGCGGGGGTGGTCGTTACTCCAGGAGCAGATCAAGGTCGTATTCACGATCGAGATActcgagagagagggacagaaataTTTATCGATCTCATTCGAAGAGCCCCATGTCGTTGAGACGAAGGCACGTGGGTAATAGGGATAATCCATGTCCCTCGAGGTGTCTCGGGGTCTTTGGACTCTCTATTTACACCACTGAACTACAGATTCATCATATTTTCTCAAAGTACGGGCCTGTTGAACGCGTGCAAGTTGTTAATGATGCTAAG ACTGGACGATCGAGAGGCTTTTGCTTTGTATATTTTAAATCGAGCGAGGATGCCAAAGTTGCCAAGGAGCAATGCTCGGGGATGGACATTGATGCAAGACGAATTAGGGTTGATTTCTCGATAACTCAGCGCGCCCACACACCAACCCCTGGTATTTACATGGGTAAACCCACTCATTTACATGACAAGGGGTGGAGTGGGCCCAGACGTAGAGA AAGCTCTAGCTACAGAGGAAGTTATCGACGTTCACCAAGTCCCTACTGCATTCGTCGCAGGACACGCTACGATCGTACCAGGTCACGATCTTACTCACCAC GTCGATATTAA
- the LOC135169071 gene encoding HCLS1-associated protein X-1 → MPSLRSILESLFGGGDNHRTHPGDDDRRLFGDKFKHPIWQINEDDDDEFADDDRNPGHSRSTFHFQIFTNPLDMTRYFESQMDHMIKDFFSFGFSDDKQIPGEGFSQIMGPNRGQGELRDEVLKPGYALPPPRHGVDSPKCDEDLDGKVDPKDLSRVWSGGLSEPEEQLTPSTSLNPFKYRSFGQSIVSQTIRRPDGSIEEKRTTKDNAGNTETIIKHRMGDKTHTVVIKRDENGVETQTENFENMDPNELTNFDRDWKPIEGPLMEPGTLTKFPWSKFFDFSPKL, encoded by the exons ATGCCGAGTCTGAGGTCCATCCTGGAGAGTTTGTTCGGGGGAGGCGATAATCATCGTACACACCCAGG GGACGATGATCGACGATTGTTTGGAGACAAATTCAAGCATCCCATCTGGCAGATCAatgaggatgatgatgatgaatttgCGGATGATGACAG AAATCCTGGACACTCTCGATCGACATTTCACTTTCAGATCTTCACGAACCCCCTTGATATGACGAGATACTTCGAGAGCCAGATGGATCACATGATCAAGGACTTTTTCAGCTTTGGCTTCAGTGACGACAAGCAAATACCGGGGGAGGGATTTTCGCAAATTATGGGACCGAATCGAGGGCAGGGGGAATTGAGAGATGAGGTTCTGAAGCCAGGATATGCTCTCCCACCGCCTCGTCATGGAGTGGACAGCCCCAAGTGTGACGAGGATCTTGATGGAAA AGTTGATCCCAAAGATTTGTCCCGAGTCTGGAGCGGTGGGCTCAGTGAACCTGAAGAGCAATTGACCCCCAGTACCTCTCTCAACCCCTTCAAGTACAGGTCCTTTGGTCAATCAATTGTTTCCCAGACAATCAGACGTCCCGATGGCTCCATCGAAGAGAAGAGAACGACGAAAGACAACGCTGGTAACACCGAAACGATAATAAAGCACAGGATGGGGGATAAAACCCACACGGTTGTGATAAAAAGGGATGAAAATGGCGTCGAGACACAAACTGAGAATTTCGAGAATATGGATCCAA ATGAACTGACAAATTTCGATAGAGATTGGAAACCAATCGAGGGTCCACTAATGGAGCCTGGAACTTTAACCAAATTTCCGTGGAGTAAATTCTTCGATTTTAGTCCAAAATTGTGA
- the LOC135169082 gene encoding biogenesis of lysosome-related organelles complex 1 subunit 1: MLSSIVKEHQSKQHARREVQEQKRKEAVQAANNLTQALVDHLNVGVAQAYLNQKKLDAEAKQLQQSATAFAKQTHSWLTLVESFSSALKEIGDAENWARSIEGDMRTIATALEYSYKATQDVQGPTLS; this comes from the exons ATGTTATCGAGTATCGTAAAGGAGCACCAGAGTAAGCAGCACGCGAGGAGGGAGGTCCAAG AACAAAAGCGCAAGGAAGCTGTCCAAGCAGCCAACAACTTGACTCAAGCACTTGTGGATCATCTGAACGTTGG AGTGGCCCAGGCTTATTTGAACCAGAAGAAACTCGACGCTGAGGCTAAGCAACTGCAGCAGAGTGCAACGGCCTTCGCCAAACAGACCCACTCCTGGCTGACCCTGGTGGAGTCATTCTCCAGTGCCTTGAAGGAGATCGGTGATGCTGAGAACTGGGCAAGAAGCATCGAGGGGGACATGAGGACCATCGCAACAGCCTTGGAATATTCTTACAAAG CAACTCAGGACGTGCAGGGTCCTACCCTCTCAtaa
- the LOC135169078 gene encoding protein SYS1 homolog codes for MNSIAGQFRKTTWDPLLIISQITAVQTVLYFSLGIWIWIITIFLGATKSLDYAFHYKEIHVRDHGGRLVIAIFVINSLIGALALWWLVQRTKQCMDFTCTAHLIHLICCWGYNSSFPTTFSWWCLNIVSMTIMCVCGEFLCMRTELKAIPLGMNSQKTAL; via the coding sequence ATGAACAGCATCGCAGGACAATTTCGCAAGACGACGTGGGACCCCCTGTTGATAATATCCCAGATAACAGCTGTCCAGACAGTCCTGTACTTCTCCCTGGGCATCTGGATCTGGATAATAACGATATTCTTGGGAGCAACAAAATCACTGGATTATGCATTCCACTACAAAGAGATTCACGTGAGAGATCACGGGGGTAGACTAGTCATCGCAATATTCGTGATAAATTCACTGATCGGGGCTCTGGCACTCTGGTGGCTCGTCCAGAGGACCAAACAGTGCATGGACTTCACCTGCACTGCCCACTTGATCCACCTAATCTGCTGCTGGGGATATAACTCCAGTTTTCCGACTACTTTCAGCTGGTGGTGCCTCAATATCGTGTCTATGACCATCATGTGTGTCTGTGGCGAATTCCTGTGCATGAGGACTGAACTCAAGGCCATTCCTCTGGGCATGAACAGCCAGAAAACTGCcttgtaa
- the LOC135169057 gene encoding E3 ubiquitin-protein ligase Su(dx), with product MSHCEIDGASPGFHQLSVTIEAAILRSSSFLKPNPYVEFSVDDKSPRKTEVSKATYQPKWNEEFTILVTPYSHLHFRLLDHSTFRKDTTIGEKRISLFQILTHYNGKLENLELTLDLINESKHDSQLMKVGELVTLFDGLKIDMSTIAPPQCEQAHPQCTTSTQIATNSSCTNDSTNRSILNGGIRALMRSQAPEGSINPSAVQRSTSTMLYDPNFNPTSSQSAVSIANPSSGTNDSSRMGMTNGGSGSHEPGIDSPVTPRLAENLMRELNMTRSASESTSVPRLHEGARVGESSGVPRVSLEAPAWNGGEASVPGRGTDGRQEGRVPRVAEEAIREQENGQEEPLPPGWDMRYDVYSRRYYVDHNTRSTSWERPQPLPPGWEVRRDPRGRIYYVDHNTRSTTWQRPNTERLQHYQQWQGERQFVVQQGNQRFLYPQAHGAQPVVAGPSTSAAVEDDDALGPLPAGWERRKQPEGRVYYVNHKNRTTQWEDPRTQGQETGIDEPPLPDGWEIRLTEDGVRYFVDHNTRTTTFQDPRPGAPKGPKGVYRVPRAYERSFRWKLSQFRFLCQTNALPNHIKISVSRQTLFEDSYHQIMNAEAFALRRRLYIIFKGEEGLDYGGVSREWFFLLSHEVLNPMYCLFEYANKSNYSLQINPASYVNPDHLQYFKFIGRFIAMALYHGRFIYSGFTMPFYKRMLNKKLVMKDIESIDPEFYKSLVWIKENIIDECGLELYYSVDFEILGQVIHHELKEGGDKIRVVEENKEEYMRLMTEWRMTRGIEDQTKAFLEGFNSVVPLEWLKYFDERELELMLCGMQEIDVDDWQRNSIYRHYTRNSKQVLWFWQFVRTTDNEKRARLLQFVTGTCRVPVGGFAELMGSNGPQRFCIEKVGKDTWLPRSHTCFNRLDLPPYKSYDQMVEKLNYAIEETEGFGQE from the exons ATGTCTCACTGCGAAATCGACGGAGCGTCACCGGGATTTCATCAGCTCAGTGTCACCA TTGAAGCTGCAATACTCCGGAGTTCCTCCTTCCTGAAGCCAAATCCCTACGTCGAATTCTCAGTCGACGATAAGAGTCCCCGTAAAACAGAAGTATCAAAAGCGACTTATCAGCCAAAATGGAACGAAGAATTTACGATCCTGGTGACTCCCTACTCGCACCTTCACTTTCGCCTCCTGGACCACAGTACATTCCGCAAAGACACAACAATCGGAGAGAAACGAATAAGTCTCTTTCAGATCCTGACCCACTACAACGGTAAGCTTGAGAACCTGGAGCTGACCCTTGACCTCATAAATGAGAGTAAGCACGACTCACAGCTGATGAAAGTGGGTGAATTGGTGACCCTCTTCGATGGATTGAAAATTGACATGTCAACTATTGCCCCACCCCAGTGTGAGCAAGCCCACCCCCAGTGCACGACCTCTACACAGATAGCGACGAACAGCAGCTGCACAAACGACTCCACCAACAGGAGCATCTTAAATGGTGGAATTCGTGCCCTGATGAGGAGTCAAGCACCCGAGGGCTCGATAAATCCCTCAGCTGTGCAGAGGAGCACCTCGACGATGCTTTACGATCCCAACTTCAACCCCACTAGCTCGCAGTCAGCTGTTTCAATCGCAAATCCCTCGAGTGGTACCAATGACTCCTCGAGAATGGGGATGACAAATGGAGGCTCGGGGAGCCACGAGCCTGGAATAGACAGCCCAGTAACCCCCAGACTCGCTGAGAACCTCATGAGGGAGTTGAACATGACGAGATCAGCGTCTGAGAGCACCAGTGTCCCCAGGCTTCACGAGGGTGCAAGGGTGGGAGAGAGTTCTGGAGTTCCCAGGGTATCGTTGGAGGCCCCCGCATGGAACGGAGGGGAGGCTAGTGTTCCTGGAAGGGGGACCGATGGAAGACAGGAGGGAAGAGTGCCCAGGGTGGCCGAGGAGGCTATTAGGGAGCAGGAGAATGGACAGGAAGAGCCTCTTCCACCGGGATGGGACATGAGATACGACGTTTATAGCAGACGATACTACGTAGACCACAACACGAGATCCACATCCTGGGAGAGGCCCCAGCCCCTTCCTCCAGGATGGGAAGTGCGTCGTGATCCTCGTGGAAGGATCTACTACGTCGATCACAATACGAGAAGCACAACCTGGCAGAGGCCAAATACCGAGAGACTCCAGCACTATCAGCAGTGGCAGGGCGAACGTCAATTCGTCGTTCAGCAGGGAAATCAGAGATTTTTGTATCCTCAGGCACACGGTGCACAGCCAGTGGTCGCTGGCCCCTCAACATCAGCAGCTGTCGAGGACGATGATGCCTTGGGGCCACTGCCAGCGGGCTGGGAGAGGCGAAAGCAGCCCGAGGGAAGGGTCTACTATGTCAATCACAAGAACAGAACTACCCAGTGGGAGGATCCAAGAACACAGGGCCAGGAGACGGGCATCGATGAGCCGCCGTTGCCTGATGGCTGGGAGATCAGACTCACCGAGGACGGAGTGAGGTACTTCGTCGATCACAACACCAGGACAACGACATTCCAGGATCCTAGGCCAGGGGCACCAAAGGGGCCCAAGGGTGTGTACAGGGTGCCCAGGGCTTATGAGAGAAGCTTCCGATGGAAGCTCTCGCAGTTCAGATTTCTCTGTCAGACAAATGCCCTGCCAAATCACATTAAAATCAGTGTCAGCAGGCAGACACTGTTCGAGGACTCGTATCATCAGATTATGAATGCTGAGGCGTTCGCCCTGAGGAGACGACTCTACATCATCTTCAAGGGAGAGGAGGGACTTGATTATGGTGGGGTTTCGAGAGAATGGTTCTTCTTACTGAGCCATGAAGTACTCAATCCGATGTACTGCCTCTTTGAGTATGCCAACAAGAGCAATTACTCGTTACAAATTAATCCAGCGTCATATGTCAATCCTGATCATCTACAGTATTTCAAATTCATCGGGAGGTTCATTGCAATGGCGCTCTATCATGGGAGATTTATTTACAGTGGTTTTACAATGCCATTCTACAAACGCatgctgaataaaaaattagttatGAAGGATATCGAGTCCATTGATCCGGAATTTTATAAGTCACTGGTTTGGATTAAGGAGAATATTATCGATGAGTGCGGACTTGAGTTGTATTACAGTGTGGACTTTGAAATACTGGGACAGGTCATTCATCATGAGCTGAAGGAGGGCGGTGATAAGATTAGAGTTGTTGAggaaaataaagaagaatACATGAG ATTAATGACTGAATGGAGAATGACAAGAGGCATTGAAGACCAAACGAAAGCTTTTCTCGAGGGATTCAACTCTGTCGTACCCCTGGAGTGGCTCAAGTACTTCGATGAACGTGAACTGGAGCTCATGCTTTGTGGCATGCAGGAGATAGACGTTGATGATTGGcagagaaattcaatttacaGGCATTACACGAGAAATAGTAAACAAGTTTTATGGTTCTGGCAG TTTGTAAGGACAACGGACAATGAGAAGAGGGCACGATTGCTACAATTTGTGACTGGAACGTGCCGAGTGCCTGTCGGGGGATTTGCTGAATTGATGg gGAGCAATGGACCCCAGAGATTCTGCATCGAGAAGGTAGGCAAGGACACCTGGTTACCCCGATCCCACACATGCTTCAACAGACTGGACCTTCCCCCTTACAAGAGTTATGACcaaatggtggaaaaattaaactaCGCGATCGAGGAGACCGAGGGTTTCGGTCAGGAATAG
- the LOC135169072 gene encoding transformer-2 protein homolog beta isoform X2, with the protein MKHSGSRSASPRRSRAVDDGSRDCRSRSRSRDRKDAHRAVKEYSRSRSRSVSRGRKSYRNAKYSAGRSRSRGRSPYRSGGGRYSRSRSRSYSRSRYSRERDRNIYRSHSKSPMSLRRRHVGNRDNPCPSRCLGVFGLSIYTTELQIHHIFSKYGPVERVQVVNDAKTGRSRGFCFVYFKSSEDAKVAKEQCSGMDIDARRIRVDFSITQRAHTPTPGIYMGKPTHLHDKGWSGPRRRESSSYRGSYRRSPSPYCIRRRTRYDRTRSRSYSPRFESRGIG; encoded by the exons ATGAAG cacAGTGGCAGTCGAAGCGCCAGTCCCCGACGATCCCGAGCAGTCGACGATGGCAGTCGTGATTGTCGTTCACGTTCAAGGTCACGAGACCGCAAGGATGCCCACAGAGCGGTGAAGGAATATTCGAGATCTCGTAGTCGTTCAGTATCACGTGGACGTAAATCCTATCGGAATGCCAAATATTCAGCTGGACGAAGTCGTAGCCGTGGTAGATCACCCTATCGTAGCGGGGGTGGTCGTTACTCCAGGAGCAGATCAAGGTCGTATTCACGATCGAGATActcgagagagagggacagaaataTTTATCGATCTCATTCGAAGAGCCCCATGTCGTTGAGACGAAGGCACGTGGGTAATAGGGATAATCCATGTCCCTCGAGGTGTCTCGGGGTCTTTGGACTCTCTATTTACACCACTGAACTACAGATTCATCATATTTTCTCAAAGTACGGGCCTGTTGAACGCGTGCAAGTTGTTAATGATGCTAAG ACTGGACGATCGAGAGGCTTTTGCTTTGTATATTTTAAATCGAGCGAGGATGCCAAAGTTGCCAAGGAGCAATGCTCGGGGATGGACATTGATGCAAGACGAATTAGGGTTGATTTCTCGATAACTCAGCGCGCCCACACACCAACCCCTGGTATTTACATGGGTAAACCCACTCATTTACATGACAAGGGGTGGAGTGGGCCCAGACGTAGAGA AAGCTCTAGCTACAGAGGAAGTTATCGACGTTCACCAAGTCCCTACTGCATTCGTCGCAGGACACGCTACGATCGTACCAGGTCACGATCTTACTCACCAC GTTTTGAATCAAGAGGTATTGGATGA
- the LOC135169072 gene encoding transformer-2 protein homolog beta isoform X1, protein MMSEIEHSGSRSASPRRSRAVDDGSRDCRSRSRSRDRKDAHRAVKEYSRSRSRSVSRGRKSYRNAKYSAGRSRSRGRSPYRSGGGRYSRSRSRSYSRSRYSRERDRNIYRSHSKSPMSLRRRHVGNRDNPCPSRCLGVFGLSIYTTELQIHHIFSKYGPVERVQVVNDAKTGRSRGFCFVYFKSSEDAKVAKEQCSGMDIDARRIRVDFSITQRAHTPTPGIYMGKPTHLHDKGWSGPRRRESSSYRGSYRRSPSPYCIRRRTRYDRTRSRSYSPRFESRGIG, encoded by the exons ATGATGAGTGAAATCGAG cacAGTGGCAGTCGAAGCGCCAGTCCCCGACGATCCCGAGCAGTCGACGATGGCAGTCGTGATTGTCGTTCACGTTCAAGGTCACGAGACCGCAAGGATGCCCACAGAGCGGTGAAGGAATATTCGAGATCTCGTAGTCGTTCAGTATCACGTGGACGTAAATCCTATCGGAATGCCAAATATTCAGCTGGACGAAGTCGTAGCCGTGGTAGATCACCCTATCGTAGCGGGGGTGGTCGTTACTCCAGGAGCAGATCAAGGTCGTATTCACGATCGAGATActcgagagagagggacagaaataTTTATCGATCTCATTCGAAGAGCCCCATGTCGTTGAGACGAAGGCACGTGGGTAATAGGGATAATCCATGTCCCTCGAGGTGTCTCGGGGTCTTTGGACTCTCTATTTACACCACTGAACTACAGATTCATCATATTTTCTCAAAGTACGGGCCTGTTGAACGCGTGCAAGTTGTTAATGATGCTAAG ACTGGACGATCGAGAGGCTTTTGCTTTGTATATTTTAAATCGAGCGAGGATGCCAAAGTTGCCAAGGAGCAATGCTCGGGGATGGACATTGATGCAAGACGAATTAGGGTTGATTTCTCGATAACTCAGCGCGCCCACACACCAACCCCTGGTATTTACATGGGTAAACCCACTCATTTACATGACAAGGGGTGGAGTGGGCCCAGACGTAGAGA AAGCTCTAGCTACAGAGGAAGTTATCGACGTTCACCAAGTCCCTACTGCATTCGTCGCAGGACACGCTACGATCGTACCAGGTCACGATCTTACTCACCAC GTTTTGAATCAAGAGGTATTGGATGA